In Granulicella mallensis MP5ACTX8, the sequence TGCTGTCCCATCGCACTTGCCAGATGAGCGCGTTGCTGTTCGACAGTGCTTTCGGCCCGCACGACTGCCAACTCCGCTTCACTTTGGAGGACAGCCGCAAAGTTCACATCAAGGGTCGAACGAAGTTCGCTTTGAGCCAGTGCTCTGATCTGTCGTGAGATCAGTTTGCGATTGTCGAGCGCCTCGCGTGCTGCATGCAGCACGGCCTCTGCGCCGAGCACCTCGAAGTACGCCTCGCGGACATTCAACCGCACCTGTGCTGTAGTCAGCGTTGCAAGGTCACGCTGTGCTTCTGCGGACGATCGCGAGCTGGCAATCAACGCACTGGTTCTGCCGAAATCCGTAATCAGTTGGACGAGGCTTCCACCGTAGGCAAAGCGGTCGGAGATCGACGAAGTAGTGATTGCGCCTGCTGCCGTCGAGGTGCCTGTATCGGCGACTCGAACACCCGTGGCGTTGAATCCAACCGTGGGCAGAAGAGCGGAGCGGGCCTGGCGGATTCGTTCCGCAGAAGCACGCGCTCGCAGTTGAGCAGCAAGCATCCGGGGCTGATTGGCGAGAGCGATCGATTCTGCCTGCCCGAGTGTAAGCGGCGGAGCAGCAACCACGGGAGCTGGCTGCTGTGCATGCCCTATCGCGAAGAGGAAGCAGAGGAAAATTGTGGTGGCACTCTTCAACAGAGTGTCACCCTGTTTTGCAATAGGCATCAGGACAAAACCTTTTCGGCAG encodes:
- a CDS encoding TolC family protein, with the translated sequence MPIAKQGDTLLKSATTIFLCFLFAIGHAQQPAPVVAAPPLTLGQAESIALANQPRMLAAQLRARASAERIRQARSALLPTVGFNATGVRVADTGTSTAAGAITTSSISDRFAYGGSLVQLITDFGRTSALIASSRSSAEAQRDLATLTTAQVRLNVREAYFEVLGAEAVLHAAREALDNRKLISRQIRALAQSELRSTLDVNFAAVLQSEAELAVVRAESTVEQQRAHLASAMGQQQPVVAPLEEVDLPASLAPDPASFLSLADTQRADLNAAQAQQRAAVQFALSEKRLSYPTLSAVGSAGEVPFRDHTLHDNYAAAGFNLNIPVFNGGLFAARRSEAELEANARARDADEVKLEVNEQVRDGWYRANEAFRSLDVSARLVAQSKEALRLAQARYGAGLGSIVELNEAQLNETSAEIDAADSNYSYLARRAELDYAAGLLN